A stretch of Ligilactobacillus faecis DNA encodes these proteins:
- a CDS encoding XTP/dITP diphosphatase has protein sequence MEKILIATKNEGKAREYRQIFAPKGFTVVTLNDLPEKIEIEENGKTFIENATLKATALAEQTNVLTLADDSGLCVDALAGAPGIYSARYAGDHDDQANKAKLLQELKDVRGQARSAHFHCAIVVVKPDKTRLVVEGKVDGLILEEEHGTGGFGYDPLFYYPELGRSFAELSMEEKNKVSHRGRAVAMLLEKFDEWWD, from the coding sequence GTGGAAAAAATTTTGATCGCAACTAAAAATGAAGGAAAAGCGCGTGAATACCGCCAGATCTTTGCGCCTAAAGGTTTTACGGTCGTAACTTTGAATGACTTGCCTGAAAAGATTGAAATTGAAGAAAATGGAAAGACATTTATTGAGAATGCTACGCTAAAGGCCACTGCTTTAGCTGAACAAACAAACGTCTTGACTTTGGCGGATGATTCGGGCCTTTGTGTTGATGCTTTAGCAGGTGCTCCAGGGATCTATTCAGCTCGCTATGCTGGTGATCACGATGACCAGGCGAATAAAGCAAAGCTTTTACAAGAACTAAAAGACGTTCGAGGTCAAGCGCGTAGTGCCCATTTTCACTGTGCGATCGTCGTTGTCAAACCAGATAAAACGCGTTTAGTTGTTGAAGGAAAAGTTGATGGTTTGATCTTAGAAGAAGAGCACGGAACAGGTGGCTTTGGCTATGACCCGTTATTTTATTATCCTGAGTTAGGGCGTTCTTTTGCAGAACTTTCAATGGAAGAAAAAAATAAGGTCAGTCACCGTGGACGAGCTGTGGCAATGCTATTGGAAAAATTTGATGAATGGTGGGATTAG
- a CDS encoding metallophosphoesterase, whose translation MRYLVVSDSHGDKEILLKLIENFFDQVDAMFHCGDSELSADDEVFAYFSTVTGNCDYEPAFKEERTFSFGTDKILLAHGYLLGVSFGLDSFLKEMDRVKANLGFFGHTHQLGVEKIAGKIVLNPGSISYPRGKYQVLGGTFAIVETSPTQTVIQYYDRQLQPLKDLKVVFKNA comes from the coding sequence ATGCGATATTTGGTTGTCAGTGATAGTCATGGAGATAAAGAGATCTTATTAAAATTGATCGAAAATTTTTTTGATCAAGTCGATGCGATGTTTCATTGTGGCGATTCAGAGCTTTCAGCTGATGATGAGGTCTTTGCTTATTTTAGTACGGTCACGGGAAATTGTGACTACGAGCCAGCTTTTAAAGAAGAGCGGACTTTTTCGTTTGGAACAGATAAGATCTTATTAGCCCATGGGTATCTTTTAGGAGTTTCTTTTGGTTTGGATAGCTTTTTAAAAGAGATGGACCGTGTCAAAGCTAACTTAGGCTTTTTTGGACATACTCATCAACTTGGGGTCGAAAAGATCGCTGGTAAGATCGTCTTAAATCCAGGAAGTATCAGTTATCCACGCGGAAAATACCAGGTCTTAGGTGGGACTTTTGCAATCGTTGAAACAAGTCCAACCCAGACTGTGATCCAATACTATGATCGCCAATTGCAACCACTAAAAGATCTTAAGGTCGTTTTTAAAAATGCCTAG
- a CDS encoding YslB family protein, translating into MQDNFYMLATAANTTKTSLGETIIRDALIPDILGKDNTILYWAGKRLARLFPLAKDEDLPLFFEQADWGYLKRVKAKKDQQYFELSGPSVELRQKLNHNCEFLLEAGFLAETIQRQLGFITEAIIDKKTHDTITILVQIDTKDPLDLNEIDEVEPLILTRPQADLPEE; encoded by the coding sequence ATGCAAGACAACTTTTATATGTTAGCGACTGCGGCTAATACGACCAAAACAAGTTTAGGCGAAACGATCATCCGCGATGCCTTGATCCCCGATATTTTAGGTAAAGATAATACGATCCTCTATTGGGCAGGAAAACGCCTCGCACGCCTCTTTCCCCTTGCTAAAGATGAAGATTTACCACTTTTTTTTGAACAAGCTGACTGGGGCTATCTCAAACGTGTCAAAGCTAAAAAAGATCAGCAATATTTTGAATTGAGCGGTCCAAGCGTTGAACTACGTCAAAAATTGAATCATAATTGTGAATTTTTACTCGAAGCTGGTTTTTTAGCTGAAACGATCCAACGCCAACTTGGCTTTATCACTGAAGCGATCATCGATAAAAAAACACATGATACGATCACGATCCTCGTCCAGATCGATACAAAAGATCCTCTCGATCTAAATGAGATCGATGAAGTTGAACCTTTGATTTTGACACGACCACAAGCAGATCTCCCCGAAGAATAA